The nucleotide sequence GGCAACGTCACGACGATTGCGAGCTACTTGGATTTGCTGGCGAAGGCCTTCTTGATCGTCCCGCTCCAAAAGTACAGCCCGGAAATCCTGCGCGTGAGATCCTCGAGCCCGAAGTTGATCGTCTCGGCGCAGGCGCTCATCGCCGCCGTGCAAGGGCCGACGCCCCAAGAGCTGATCAAGAACCGAGCGCTCTATGGCCGGTGGGCAGAGAACGCGGTCGGCGCGCACCTGTTGCAGGCGGGCTTTGAAGTCTTCTATTGGCGAGAAAGAGACGAGGAAATCGATTTTGTCACCAGGCGCCGCGGCGTCATCTGCGCCATCGAGGTGACTGCATCTCAAAAGAAGCGATCAGGCCGAGCGCTGCAGCAATTGGCGAAGAAGATCGGCGTGTCGAAGACCTTGGTCATAGGGCCAGGCGGGATTGAGCTCGGCGATTTTCTTAAGACAGATCCTGCCGGCATCCTCATCTGATAAGGCACCAAGCCACGGGAACGAAAAAACCGGAAGCGCTTTTCAGCGCTTCCGGTTTTTTCGTTCTGAGTATATTCCGCGGAAGATAATGGCGGGGTCGACGGGATTTGAACCCGCGGTCTCTGCCTTGACAGGGCAGCGTGTTAAACCAGGCTACACCACGACCCCAGAAATCCGAGCCACAACTATATCAAAATTCGGCGGGCTTGGGAAAAGGCCCTCGCGGATGCTAAGATAGTCGGGTCCTATGGGAGGGAACATGAAGAGGTCCATGCTGCTGGCTTCAGCCTTCGTCTTCGCCGCTGTCCTGTGCCGCGCTCAGGCCCCCGCGGAGGGCACGGCGGCGCTGGCGCCCGTCAACAAGCGCTTCACGGACGAGTTCAAGGGCGGCAAGCTCTCCGACCGGTGGGAGCCTCTGCAGGCCGTGGGCGGCAGCTACAAGCGCTTCGTGCGCATCGACCCCGGCAAGCTCGCCGTGTCCGTGCCCGCGGGGAACTCCTGGGGCAAGACCGGCATCATGAGCCGCGAGCCTCTCTTCACCGTGACCGAGGCCATGGCCAAGACCCCGCTCACCCTCGACTTCGCCCTCGGCAACGACCAGAGCACCGGCTTCTGCATCGCGCTCTCCGCGGTCAAGGACGCGGATGTCTGGCGCCAGTCCAACGTCTGGCTGCACTGGGCCCGCAAGTCCGACGAGGAGGGGGTCTTCTATTTCACCAACACCCAGGACCGGGACGAGGACTACGGCGCCGCCAAGACCGACGCCAAGCCCTCGCGCATGGTCACCTTGTCGGTGTCTCCCGAGACCGTCAAGGTCGACACCGCGCAGGGCCAGCACCTGACCGGCGCCTTCTCCTGGCTCAAGCCCGGGACCGCGGTCTACCTCTACGTCTTCAGCCATCCGGCGCGAGAGGGCGGCGCGGCGGACCTGGTCCTGCATTCCATCCGGATGCGCTAGGCGGGGAAGTGGTGGGTCGTGCAGGATTCGAACCTGCGACCCTTCGCGTGTAAGGCGAATGCTCTACCGCTGAGCTAACGACCCACTGCGGTCATCTTACCACACTATGTCAGGGCAGGAAAGCGATCTTGCCGACGAAGTAGTCCACGCCCAGGTTGACCCGGTCGGCCGCCAAGTGCAGGGCCTTGCGCAGGGTCTTCAGCGGCAGGGAGTGGTTGAGCTTGATCGTCAGGATCATCGTCTCCTTATCGAAATCCACTTTGGCTGACTCGACCTGCGGCAGCAGCATCAACTCGATCTCGATGCCTCGAGCGCAGGTCGTCGTCAGCATCCCGATGACTTTGACGGAGTAGCGCCCCGAGGGCAGCTCCTTGTACGCCACGGCCTCTTCCGCGGGCGGAGTGAAGCCCGGCGCGCCCCAGGCGGACGGGCCCGCCAAAACGGCCATGACCAGGATGCCGGCAGTCGCCCAACCCCGCATAAGCACAAATTAGCATATTCTCTCGACGATTTAGTAGACTCACCGCTTGAGGGGATCACCCTGCGACACCGCTCTTTTCGAACCGGAGGCATGAATGGCTTACGCCCAGACGCTGCCGATGCACCAAACAGTCTTCTATGACGCGGCCGGAGGCCGGGACTCGGTCCTGGGCGACGCGGCGGCCGTCGTAGCCATGAGCTGGGCCATCGCCGTCTGCGCCCGGCTTTGCGTGCCCCTGCCCTTCACCCCGGTGCCCCTGACCGGCAGCACGCTGGGGGTCCTCTACGCCGGGGCCCTCCTGGGACCCCGCCGCGGCAGCGCCGCGGCCGCGCTTTACCTTCTCCAAGGCGGCTGCGGCCTGCCCTTCTTCGCGGGCGGGGCCGCGGGCTGGGCCTGCCTGCTCGGGCCCACGGGCGGCTATCTGCTGGGGTTCCTGCCCGGCGCCTGGCTGGCGGGCTTGCTGGCCGCGCGGGGCTGGGACCGCCGGTTGGGCTCCAACCTGGCCCTGCTGCTGGCCGGGTCCGCCGTCATCCTGGCCTGCGGCTTGGCCGGACTGGCCCGTTTCGTTCCCGCCGGCCGCCTCTTGTCCGTCGGGCTTTATCCCTTCCTGGTGGGGGACTTGCTCAAATCCGCGGTCTGCTGCGCCCTCCTGCCTTGGGGCTGGAGGCGGCTCGGCCGCAATTCGGACCAGGGAGGACAGAATAGAGCGCAACAGTTACACTTTGCCGACTTATCTCGGGTGCGCGGGCGCCCGAGTATAAGTGCGCGAAGATGAAGAGAACGACGGTCTGGGACATCGTCACCGGACTCGCGCTCACGCTCTGCGTCCTCGCGGCCTATCTCCTGAACTGGTCCGTCTGCGAGGGCGTCGAACTCAAGTTCTATGACTTGCGCTCCAAGCTCCGGCAGAGCCTCACCGCGGCCGACGAGGTCGTGCTCGTCTCGATAGACGACGACTCTTTGGCCGCCATCGGCCGCTGGCCGTGGCCGCGCTGGCGCCTGGCGGCCTTGGTCGACAGGCTCTCCTCGGCGGGGGCCAAGGTCGTGGGCCTCGGCTTCGTGCTCTCCGACGATGAATACAACCCGGGCCTGGCCGAGATCCAGCGCCTGCAGGAGCGCTACGCGGGGCTCGTCACCGCCCGCGCCGTCACGGACAAGAAGAAGGTCTTCGAGTTGGAATTCTCATCCGCCATGGTCCATCTGGACTCGGACTCCAAGCTGGAGGCGTCCCTGCGCAAGGCCGGCAACGTGGTCTTGGCCATGTCATTCTCCCAGAGCGGCAGGTCCGGGGCCAAGCCGGAGGCGCTTGCGGCCGCGGTGTCGAGCTTCACCGTCGCCCGCGAGGCCGCGGCCGGGGTCCCTGATCTCCTCAGCCCGGACGGCCTCAAGGCCGCCTTCCCCATCTCGCGGTTCGCCTCGGCTTGCGCCGGCATAGGCGCCGTCAGCCCCGCGCCGGATCCCGATGGAGTCCTGCGCCGGGAAACGCCGGTCTTCCGGTACGCGGACTCCTATTTCCCATCCTATGCGTTGGAGCTGGCCCTGGCCTATAGCGGGCTCAGCCCCCGCGAGGCGGTCTTCAAGCCCGGCCGGGAGGTCCGCGCGGGGAAGATCGCCATCCCCCTCGACGCTGACAGCCGCATGCGCATCTCCTTCGACGGACCGGAGGGGACCTTCCGGTCCTTCACGTACCAGGACGTGATGAACGACAAGGCCTCCCCGGACGCCTTCGCCGGCAAGATCGTCATCGTCGGCCTTACGGCCTCCTCGGCGGCGACCCTCTTCACCACGCCCTTGGGCGGCAGCGTCCCGCCCGCCGAGCTGACCGCCAATGTCATCGAGAACATCCTGCACCGCAGGTTCCTCACGCGGCCTTCCTGGGCCGCCAATTGCGAGTTGGGCCTCCTGCTGGCCGTCGGGCTGTTCGTCATGTTCGTGCTGCCTCGTCTGAGAGCATTGTCGGGCCTGGCGATCAGCATCCTGCTCCTGGCGGGCCTGGCCGCCTGCGGCATCTATCCCTTCGTCAGCAGCGGCTACTGGATCAAGGTCGGCTACCCCGCGATCCTGCTCGTGCTGGCCTATCTGGCCGTCATCTTCAAGCGCTTCTTCGCCCTGGAGAAGGGGACGGGACTCGCGGCCGCCCCGGCCCCGGAGGCCGGGACCGGCGGCAAGGAGATCCGTCCCGCCGGCGCCGGCGGGACTTCCGATACCGCAGGTGCCGCCAAGCCGACCTTGGGCCGCTATGAGATCGAGAGCGAACTGGGCCGGGGGGCCATGGGCATCGTGTATCTGGGCCGCGACCCCAAGATCAACCGGCAGGTGGCCATCAAGACCTTGGTCCTCGCCGAGGGCTCGGACGCGGCCGCGACCAAGGAGATCAAGGAGCGCTTCTTCCGGGAGGCGGAGTCGGCCGGGACCCTCAACCATCCCAACATCGTGCGCATCTTCGACGCCGGCGAGGCGGCCGACGTGGCCTTCATCGCCATGGAGCTCCTCGAAGGGCACGACTTCACGCGCTACACCCGCAAAGAGGGCCTGCTGCCGGTGGACCGGGCGCTGGAGTCCGTCGCCGTGGTCGCCGACGCCCTGGACTACGCCCACACCAAGGGGATCGTGCATCGGGACATCAAGCCGGCCAACATCATGCTCCTCAAGGACGGGACGATCCGCGTCGCCGACTTCGGCATCGCCCGCATCACCGCTTCGTCCAAGACATCCACGGGCAAGGTCATGGGCACCCCGTCCTACATGAGCCCGGAGCAGGTGGCGGGCAAGAAGGTGGACGGCCGCTCCGACATCTTCTCGCTGACCGTCGCCCTTTACGAGCTGCTGACGGGGCAGAGGCCTTTCCAGGGCGGCGAGGGCCTTTGGACCCTCCTGTTCCAGATCGCCAACGACCCTCATCCCGACCCCCGCCTCGCCCGTCCGGACCTGCCGCCTTGCGTGCTCCCCATCCTCGCCAAAGGCTTGGCCAAGGATCCCGACCAGCGCTACGCGCGCGCGGCGCTCCTGGCCGCCGACCTCCGGGCCTGCTGCGCGGCCGTCAAGTCCGGCGTCTGCGCCCAGGAGGTCACCCAGCCCCTGCCGGCGGCGCCTGCGGCAGCGGAAGTCCCGCAGGCGTCGCCTGCTCCGGAGGCCGCGGCCGCCATCCGGCTGGAGGCTCCGCCGCCCATCGCTGCGGAGCCGGTCCCGATCCTGCCCGAGCCGGCGCCGGACCCGCGCGGGGACGTGGCCCTGCCTTCGGCGGCGGCCCCGGCGCCCGCTGGGGCCATCCGTCTGCCTCCCCCGGGGGAGCAGGCCCCGGATACGGAAACCACGCTGCAACTGCCGCCGGACCAGGAGAAGCCATGAGCCCTGAACGCGTCTGGGATTTCTTCGGAAGGACGGACGCCGGCTGCGTGCGCGCCAACAACGAGGACAGCTTGGGCATCGACGCGGATCTGGGCCTGCTGATCGTGGCCGACGGCATGGGCGGGCACAACTCGGGCGAGGTGGCCAGCGACCTGGCCGTGTCGACCATCCGGGACTACGCGCGCCGGATGCTCGGCGGGGAGAAGGTCCTCGTCCCGGAGGGCGCCGACCCCGACTCGTCGGCGCGCTGCCGGCAGTTGGAGCACTTCATCAAGACCGCCAACACCGTCATCTACGAGAAGGGCCGCGCCCTGCCCAAGGACGCGGGCATGGGCACCACCGTGGTCGCGGTCCTGGCCGACGAGAGATCCTTGAGCGTGGCGCATGTCGGCGACAGCCGCCTCTATCTGTTCCGTCGGGGCGTCCTGAGGCAGCTGACCGAGGACCATTCCCTCGTCGGCGACCAAGTGCGGCGGGGCCTCATCACCCCCGAGGCGGCGGCGCACTCCACTTTGCAGAACATCCTGACCCGCGCCGTGGGCGCCGAGCCGGAGGTCAAGGTCGACGTCGCGGAGCATCCGGTCCTGCCCGGAGACGTGCTCCTCCTGGCGACCGACGGCCTCAATAAGATGGTCAGCGATGAGGGGCTCGCTCAGGTGCTGGCCCGGGAGCCGGCACCGGCTCGGGTGGTGGACACCTTGGTGGACATGGCCCGCCGGGCCGGGGGATTGGACAACATCACGTTGATCTGCGGCCGCCTGGGCGCGGCCCCGGCGCTGGGATTCTGGCGCAAGGTCTCGAAGTTGTGGGAGCATTGACGCCGAAGCCGCTGCTGAAGCTCGACGCCGCCGGTTCCTGAGCCGGCGCCGTTCGGGCGGTCCGGCCTACCCTCCGCCGTCATTGATTCCGGGCCGTATAATCGGTATATTGTTTTTACCGGGAACACCTTGTATAAGAATCCCTAATGGAGCGCACGATGAACAAGACCAAGACGGCCAAACCCAGGCAGCAGCCCGCCGAGGAGCTGGAGTCGGTCACCATCCGCTTCGCCGGAGACTCCGGCGACGGCATCCAGCTGACCGGCGCGCAGTTCTCCACCGCCACGGCGCTGGCGGGCAACGACCTGAGCACCTTCCCCGACTATCCCGCCGACATCCGCGCCCCCCTGGGCAGTCTCTTCGGAGTCAGCGGCTACCAGATCCATTTCAGCTCGAGCCGCGCCTTCACCCCGGGCGACAGCCCGGACGTCCTGGTGGCCATGAACCCCGCCGCCCTCAAGGTCAACATGAAGGACCTGCGCAAGGGCGGGCTGCTCATCGCCAACTCCGACGCTTTCACGCAGCAGAATCTGGGCAAGGCCGGCTACACCGTCAACCCTCTGGAGGACGGCTCGCTCTCGGATTTCCGGCTCATCACGGTGGAGCTCTCCCGGCGCACCGGCGAGGCCCTGGCGGGCATGCCTCTGACCAAGCCCCAGGTCGAGCGCTGCAAGAACTTCTACGCCCTGGGCATGATGTACTGGCTCTACGACCGGCCCATGGAAGGGACCCTCAAATGGATCGAGGGCAAGTTTAAGAAGACCCCCGCGATGGTGGAGGCCAACAAGAAGGCCCTCCTGGCGGGCAACGCCTTCGCCGAGACCACCGAGCTCTTCGGCCAGTCCTTCCGGGTCAAGAAGTCTCCGGTCGAGCCCGGGGTCTACCGCAACGTCACGGGCAACGAGGCCATGGCCTTGGGTCTGCTGACCGGCGCGCACCTCTCCGGGCTGCAGCTCTGGTACGGCTCCTACCCCATCACCCCCGCCTCGGAGATCCTCCACGAGCTCTCCAAGTACAAGAACCTCGGGGTCAAGACCTTCCAGGCCGAGGATGAGATCGCGGCCATCTGCTCCTCCATCGGCGCCTCTTTCGCCGGCTCCCTGGGGATGACAGGCACCAGCGGCCCCGGCGTATCGCTCAAGTCCGAGGCCTTGGGCCTGGCCGCCATCGTGGAGCTGCCCCTGGTCATCGTCAACGTCCAGCGCGGCGGGCCGTCCACCGGCCTGCCCACCAAGACCGAGCAGTCCGACCTGTTCCAGGCCCTCTACGGCCGCCATGGGGAGTGCCCCATGCCGGTGCTCGCCGCGTCCACCCCCGCGGACTGCTTCCAGGTCGCTATCGAGGCCTGCCGGATCGCCATCAAGTACATGACCCCCGTGCTGGTGCTCTCCGACGGATTCCTCGGCTTCGGCTCCGAGCCGTGGCGGGTGCCGGATGTGTCCAAACTCCCGAAATTCCCGCCTGCCAAGCTGCCGGCGCCGGACATGTTCAAGCCCTACCTGC is from Elusimicrobiota bacterium and encodes:
- a CDS encoding heavy metal-associated domain-containing protein, which gives rise to MRGWATAGILVMAVLAGPSAWGAPGFTPPAEEAVAYKELPSGRYSVKVIGMLTTTCARGIEIELMLLPQVESAKVDFDKETMILTIKLNHSLPLKTLRKALHLAADRVNLGVDYFVGKIAFLP
- a CDS encoding biotin transporter BioY codes for the protein MAYAQTLPMHQTVFYDAAGGRDSVLGDAAAVVAMSWAIAVCARLCVPLPFTPVPLTGSTLGVLYAGALLGPRRGSAAAALYLLQGGCGLPFFAGGAAGWACLLGPTGGYLLGFLPGAWLAGLLAARGWDRRLGSNLALLLAGSAVILACGLAGLARFVPAGRLLSVGLYPFLVGDLLKSAVCCALLPWGWRRLGRNSDQGGQNRAQQLHFADLSRVRGRPSISARR
- a CDS encoding serine/threonine-protein kinase, coding for MKRTTVWDIVTGLALTLCVLAAYLLNWSVCEGVELKFYDLRSKLRQSLTAADEVVLVSIDDDSLAAIGRWPWPRWRLAALVDRLSSAGAKVVGLGFVLSDDEYNPGLAEIQRLQERYAGLVTARAVTDKKKVFELEFSSAMVHLDSDSKLEASLRKAGNVVLAMSFSQSGRSGAKPEALAAAVSSFTVAREAAAGVPDLLSPDGLKAAFPISRFASACAGIGAVSPAPDPDGVLRRETPVFRYADSYFPSYALELALAYSGLSPREAVFKPGREVRAGKIAIPLDADSRMRISFDGPEGTFRSFTYQDVMNDKASPDAFAGKIVIVGLTASSAATLFTTPLGGSVPPAELTANVIENILHRRFLTRPSWAANCELGLLLAVGLFVMFVLPRLRALSGLAISILLLAGLAACGIYPFVSSGYWIKVGYPAILLVLAYLAVIFKRFFALEKGTGLAAAPAPEAGTGGKEIRPAGAGGTSDTAGAAKPTLGRYEIESELGRGAMGIVYLGRDPKINRQVAIKTLVLAEGSDAAATKEIKERFFREAESAGTLNHPNIVRIFDAGEAADVAFIAMELLEGHDFTRYTRKEGLLPVDRALESVAVVADALDYAHTKGIVHRDIKPANIMLLKDGTIRVADFGIARITASSKTSTGKVMGTPSYMSPEQVAGKKVDGRSDIFSLTVALYELLTGQRPFQGGEGLWTLLFQIANDPHPDPRLARPDLPPCVLPILAKGLAKDPDQRYARAALLAADLRACCAAVKSGVCAQEVTQPLPAAPAAAEVPQASPAPEAAAAIRLEAPPPIAAEPVPILPEPAPDPRGDVALPSAAAPAPAGAIRLPPPGEQAPDTETTLQLPPDQEKP
- a CDS encoding Stp1/IreP family PP2C-type Ser/Thr phosphatase, yielding MSPERVWDFFGRTDAGCVRANNEDSLGIDADLGLLIVADGMGGHNSGEVASDLAVSTIRDYARRMLGGEKVLVPEGADPDSSARCRQLEHFIKTANTVIYEKGRALPKDAGMGTTVVAVLADERSLSVAHVGDSRLYLFRRGVLRQLTEDHSLVGDQVRRGLITPEAAAHSTLQNILTRAVGAEPEVKVDVAEHPVLPGDVLLLATDGLNKMVSDEGLAQVLAREPAPARVVDTLVDMARRAGGLDNITLICGRLGAAPALGFWRKVSKLWEH
- a CDS encoding 2-oxoacid:acceptor oxidoreductase subunit alpha — translated: MNKTKTAKPRQQPAEELESVTIRFAGDSGDGIQLTGAQFSTATALAGNDLSTFPDYPADIRAPLGSLFGVSGYQIHFSSSRAFTPGDSPDVLVAMNPAALKVNMKDLRKGGLLIANSDAFTQQNLGKAGYTVNPLEDGSLSDFRLITVELSRRTGEALAGMPLTKPQVERCKNFYALGMMYWLYDRPMEGTLKWIEGKFKKTPAMVEANKKALLAGNAFAETTELFGQSFRVKKSPVEPGVYRNVTGNEAMALGLLTGAHLSGLQLWYGSYPITPASEILHELSKYKNLGVKTFQAEDEIAAICSSIGASFAGSLGMTGTSGPGVSLKSEALGLAAIVELPLVIVNVQRGGPSTGLPTKTEQSDLFQALYGRHGECPMPVLAASTPADCFQVAIEACRIAIKYMTPVLVLSDGFLGFGSEPWRVPDVSKLPKFPPAKLPAPDMFKPYLRDPQTLARPWALPGMSGYEHRVGGLEKADVTGTVSYDPENHERMCRLRQAKIDKVACEIPPIEVLGPKRGKVLVVGWGGTYGAITAAVSRMQAKGESVACAHLRYLNPLPADLGQVLSRYEHVLVPELNLGQLVHMLRDRYLVDAQGLHKVKGMSFKVAEIESAVTALLTGKRS